A genomic region of Methanosarcina thermophila TM-1 contains the following coding sequences:
- a CDS encoding vWA domain-containing protein produces the protein MPFENPFALVALLSVIPLIIIYMLRPKPTVLAIPTLMFVLKLERERKRVYASLTKIVQDPLFLVQLLVLILLSIAAAGYYYNSEEPLSGEHTVLILDTSASMQVDSRFEDAVGIADGYVSKKNSIILASDMPLTVLEGGSASAAHDILNKVRPSAGTADLSAAITTGMRALSTEGGRIIVISDFTNSKGDDPVASKNLAESYGIKVNFIKVGNPADNIGIINGWIEATDGNYSYTGVVKNYKNSNQKIEIETGRGISGNASTSFTLDVPASGTNQFTLGNIGPGLTTVRLNIEDSLPVDNKAYISIPETSSQRILYVTDNGKLPSKTALSLLPNSNMTISKSVPAELDNYTLVVLAQKDTPIGNSSVDRIESYVRNGGNAVFIVSGALVPEKTEVDLIKILPVKPLRLEDAENGLGVEEVLKSSITKDIRSNEISVRRYLNATERTGSTTLVALKENNVPVLSYWQVGRGTVFYMGLSDELGENSWNNFHNLPEYPVFWIKLVQWLGGAGDISEYNLKTGSLTSLSRTEEIRTPTKTFTSNRILFDEAGIYEIAGKRIAVNLYNDRESNTTVDASELMKRAVSDDEPKLVRADTYTAKNDITNYLIGVIFLLILLEILIVRQRGEL, from the coding sequence ATGCCTTTTGAGAACCCTTTTGCTCTTGTCGCTCTCCTGAGTGTCATCCCGCTTATAATTATCTACATGCTCCGCCCGAAGCCGACGGTACTTGCAATTCCCACACTCATGTTTGTCCTTAAGCTTGAGAGGGAAAGAAAACGGGTTTATGCTTCGCTAACCAAGATCGTACAGGACCCACTTTTCCTGGTTCAGCTTCTAGTGCTTATCCTGCTCTCCATTGCGGCAGCAGGCTATTATTACAACTCGGAAGAGCCTCTGAGCGGAGAGCATACCGTACTTATCCTCGATACTTCTGCAAGCATGCAGGTCGATTCCCGTTTTGAGGATGCTGTCGGTATTGCTGACGGTTATGTAAGCAAGAAGAACAGCATAATTCTTGCTTCGGATATGCCTTTGACTGTCCTTGAAGGAGGAAGCGCTTCAGCCGCCCATGATATTCTCAATAAGGTCAGACCGAGTGCAGGCACTGCCGACCTGTCTGCAGCAATTACCACAGGCATGCGAGCTCTTTCCACGGAAGGCGGAAGAATTATCGTTATTTCAGACTTCACGAACTCAAAAGGCGATGATCCAGTTGCTTCCAAGAACCTTGCCGAGTCCTACGGGATTAAGGTGAATTTCATAAAAGTAGGGAATCCTGCCGACAATATTGGAATTATCAACGGCTGGATTGAAGCTACGGATGGCAATTACAGCTATACCGGTGTGGTCAAGAACTACAAGAACAGCAACCAGAAAATTGAGATTGAGACCGGGAGAGGTATTTCAGGGAATGCATCAACGTCCTTTACCCTTGATGTCCCTGCAAGCGGAACAAACCAGTTCACTCTCGGAAATATCGGACCAGGTCTTACGACGGTCCGGCTTAATATCGAAGACAGCCTGCCTGTTGACAATAAAGCCTATATTTCCATTCCAGAGACCTCAAGCCAGCGTATACTCTATGTTACTGATAATGGAAAGCTGCCTTCGAAAACTGCACTCTCCCTGCTTCCAAACAGTAACATGACCATTTCGAAATCCGTGCCTGCCGAGCTTGATAATTACACACTTGTCGTGCTTGCGCAGAAAGATACCCCTATAGGGAATAGCTCGGTAGATAGAATAGAAAGCTATGTCAGGAACGGAGGTAATGCGGTATTTATTGTGAGTGGAGCCCTGGTTCCTGAGAAAACAGAGGTCGACCTTATTAAGATCCTGCCTGTGAAACCTCTACGGCTTGAGGATGCCGAAAACGGACTTGGGGTTGAAGAAGTCCTGAAGAGCAGCATTACGAAAGATATAAGAAGTAACGAAATCTCGGTACGCAGATACTTGAATGCAACTGAGAGAACAGGCTCGACAACCCTGGTAGCACTGAAAGAAAACAATGTTCCTGTACTTAGTTACTGGCAGGTAGGCAGGGGAACGGTTTTCTATATGGGGCTGAGCGATGAGCTCGGGGAAAATTCCTGGAACAATTTCCATAACCTGCCTGAATACCCCGTTTTCTGGATAAAACTTGTCCAGTGGCTTGGAGGAGCAGGCGATATCTCGGAATACAACCTGAAAACCGGTTCACTGACCTCACTTTCGAGAACTGAGGAAATCCGTACGCCTACAAAGACCTTCACCTCAAACCGCATTCTTTTTGACGAAGCCGGAATCTATGAAATTGCAGGTAAAAGAATTGCAGTCAATCTGTACAATGACAGGGAATCGAATACTACGGTTGACGCCTCGGAATTAATGAAAAGGGCTGTTTCGGACGATGAGCCCAAACTTGTGAGAGCTGATACTTACACTGCCAAAAATGACATTACCAACTACCTGATAGGAGTTATATTCCTGCTAATACTGCTTGAAATCCTAATTGTGCGCCAGCGAGGTGAACTATGA
- a CDS encoding vWA domain-containing protein, whose protein sequence is MNLSLEHPEMLFLIIPVIIVGFYLLRKTKTKLVEWRMLVAFLLVLALASPYTTITQTISEEDPSLVLIQDQTSSMGIFSEEAGSELYKALVANTPTTLVQLTGDKTSLGDTITQYAGSGNQIVLVSDGNNNAGKDLSEALEFAKETSTPVYLVEPELTTNDLSVEIVGDKTVVVDNRNEFGIVVRQASNQSVSYFLEVFVDGQLSQSRDFILEGRNNSDNPIPINQAFTTLGAHNLRVRITPHGEDRNAVNNEFFKSVYVIPKPRLTLVTNEPDSPLGRILDNLYNVSAFSTYPGAAALESSKVLVLDNQIMGSFSEAQIKEIKNYVSNGGGLVVVGGEQAYNYGNYLNSSLEEILPVLSKPSEYKGGRNLVLILDVSPSTAAHGTQADILANAIYIIQNENLRDANAGVIAFGSEGYDVSGGFVFLGLSQNREILEDKISRLTPDEQSKTSLNEGLNVTKTMLSGSDGELDAIIISDGAIEDSYAPSLRAARELQEMGVNLYFIHIHSVAPSQTDKARNYYAENLMKELGLENNYFHINKGERANIGFEPPAEPPEEGEEEEVELDAYPLLEYSPDHFITKNVNLSNATITGYNDVTPKAGAERLVITVTGKPVLTTWRFGLGRVAAFTTDNGEGAGSRWASALYNGSSARLISGMTNWAIGNPRAEEGASLDSPDTWLGTPSDLTLTMYDEGIPELKMDGSPIDLALTGRNTYEASVNPETIGIHDISGYPLSVNYQLEYRDVGVNEDIKSLILATGGKIYTEKDARALLLKDARQNSERQSDEPVSLKMPVLLAALVLYLGEILARRIKEMRKL, encoded by the coding sequence ATGAACCTCTCGCTTGAACATCCAGAGATGCTCTTCCTGATAATCCCTGTGATTATTGTTGGATTTTATCTTCTGCGGAAGACAAAAACGAAACTTGTAGAATGGAGAATGCTTGTAGCTTTCCTGCTTGTGCTTGCCCTTGCTTCTCCCTATACCACAATTACGCAGACCATAAGCGAAGAAGACCCCTCGCTTGTGCTGATTCAGGACCAGACATCAAGCATGGGTATTTTTTCTGAAGAAGCAGGCAGCGAACTATATAAAGCCCTTGTAGCCAATACCCCGACAACTTTAGTCCAGCTAACCGGAGATAAAACCTCGCTTGGGGATACAATTACGCAGTACGCAGGCAGCGGCAACCAGATAGTCCTGGTCAGCGATGGAAACAATAACGCTGGCAAGGATCTCTCTGAAGCTCTGGAGTTTGCAAAAGAGACCAGTACGCCTGTCTATCTTGTCGAGCCCGAACTCACGACAAATGATCTCAGTGTCGAGATAGTCGGGGACAAGACTGTTGTTGTGGATAATCGAAACGAGTTCGGGATAGTTGTCCGTCAGGCTTCAAATCAGAGTGTCAGCTATTTCCTTGAGGTATTTGTGGATGGGCAGCTTTCTCAGAGCAGGGATTTTATCCTGGAGGGCAGGAACAACAGCGATAATCCAATCCCAATTAATCAGGCTTTTACCACCCTGGGCGCCCATAATCTCAGGGTAAGAATCACTCCGCACGGAGAGGACCGCAATGCAGTTAACAATGAGTTCTTCAAGTCCGTGTATGTTATTCCAAAGCCCAGGCTTACCCTTGTTACTAATGAGCCGGACTCACCTCTAGGCAGGATTCTGGATAACCTTTACAATGTCTCAGCATTCAGCACCTATCCCGGAGCAGCGGCTCTTGAAAGCAGCAAGGTTCTTGTGCTTGATAACCAGATAATGGGTTCCTTTTCCGAAGCCCAGATTAAAGAAATCAAGAATTATGTCAGCAACGGAGGCGGGCTTGTTGTTGTGGGAGGAGAGCAGGCTTACAATTATGGGAATTATCTTAATTCCTCGCTTGAAGAAATCCTCCCTGTTCTCTCAAAGCCTTCCGAATATAAAGGTGGAAGAAACCTCGTCCTCATACTTGATGTTTCTCCAAGTACTGCTGCCCATGGAACCCAGGCAGATATCCTGGCAAATGCTATCTATATTATTCAGAATGAAAACCTGAGAGATGCAAACGCAGGAGTTATAGCATTCGGAAGTGAAGGATACGATGTTTCAGGAGGATTCGTGTTCCTGGGACTTTCCCAGAACCGGGAAATTCTGGAAGACAAGATTTCGAGGCTGACTCCTGACGAGCAGAGTAAGACTTCCTTAAACGAAGGGCTTAATGTCACAAAAACTATGCTTTCAGGCAGCGATGGAGAACTTGATGCTATTATTATTTCAGATGGAGCAATTGAGGACTCCTATGCCCCTAGCCTTCGGGCTGCAAGAGAACTTCAGGAAATGGGTGTAAATCTGTACTTTATCCATATCCACTCGGTAGCTCCTTCCCAGACTGATAAAGCCAGAAACTATTACGCTGAGAACCTGATGAAAGAGCTCGGGCTTGAAAATAACTATTTCCACATTAATAAGGGAGAAAGGGCAAATATAGGCTTTGAGCCGCCGGCAGAGCCTCCTGAGGAGGGAGAAGAAGAGGAAGTCGAGCTTGATGCTTACCCCCTGCTTGAGTACTCTCCAGACCACTTCATTACAAAGAATGTGAATCTTTCAAATGCCACTATTACAGGATATAACGACGTTACTCCGAAAGCTGGAGCTGAACGACTTGTTATCACGGTCACCGGAAAGCCTGTACTTACCACCTGGCGCTTCGGGCTTGGCAGAGTTGCAGCCTTTACCACAGACAATGGAGAAGGCGCCGGTTCCCGCTGGGCATCTGCCCTATATAACGGCTCAAGTGCGAGACTTATTTCAGGCATGACGAACTGGGCAATAGGAAACCCGAGAGCTGAAGAAGGAGCCTCGCTGGATAGTCCGGATACCTGGCTCGGCACGCCTTCCGACCTGACTCTTACAATGTACGATGAGGGAATTCCTGAGCTTAAAATGGATGGAAGCCCTATCGATCTTGCTTTAACCGGAAGGAATACCTATGAGGCAAGTGTAAACCCAGAGACCATTGGAATACATGATATCTCAGGATATCCACTTTCGGTAAATTACCAGCTTGAGTACCGGGATGTAGGGGTTAATGAGGATATAAAGTCTCTTATCCTTGCAACCGGTGGGAAGATATATACCGAAAAGGATGCAAGAGCCCTTCTCCTTAAAGATGCGCGGCAGAACTCTGAAAGGCAGTCAGACGAGCCAGTGAGCTTGAAGATGCCTGTGCTCCTTGCAGCGCTTGTGCTT